A genomic window from Camelus ferus isolate YT-003-E chromosome X, BCGSAC_Cfer_1.0, whole genome shotgun sequence includes:
- the FOXO4 gene encoding forkhead box protein O4, whose translation MDPGNENSATEAAAIVDLDPDFEPQSRPRSCTWPLPRPELAPEPSESPEVESGLGEKVHTEGRSEGRSEPTLLPSRLPDPAGGPQPGILGAVTGPRKGGSRRNAWGNQSYAELISQAIESAPEKRLTLAQIYEWMVRTVPYFKDKGDSNSSAGWKNSIRHNLSLHSKFIKVHNEATGKSSWWMLNPEGGKSGKAPRRRAASMDSSSKLLRGRSKAPKKKPAVLPAPPESATPRSPTGHFAKWSGSPGSRNREEADVWSTFRPRSSSNASTVSTRPSPRRPEPEVLAEEEIPASASGYAGGVPPTLKEDLELLDGLNLTSPHSLLSRSSLSGFSLQHPGVSGPLHTYSTSLFSPAEGSLSAGEGCFSSSQSLEALLTSDTPPPPADVLMTQVDPILSQAPTLLLLGGMPSSSKLAPGVGLCPKPPEAPGPSSLVPSLSMIAPPPVMAGAPVPKPLGAPVLTPPTEAVSQDRMPQDLDLDMYMENLECDMDNIISDLMDGDEGLDFNFEPDP comes from the exons ATGGATCCAGGGAATGAGAATTCAGCCACAGAGGCTGCCGCGATCGTAGACCTCGATCCCGACTTCGAACCCCAGAGCCGTCCCCGCTCCTGCACCTGGCCCCTTCCCCGACCAGAGCTCGCTCCCGAGCCATCCGAGTCGCCCGAGGTGGAGTCAGGTCTGGGAGAGAAGGTACACACGGAGGGGCGCTCGGAGGGGCGCTCCGAGCCGACCCTGTTGCCCTCCCGGCTCCCAGACCCGGCAGGGGGCCCCCAGCCCGGGATCCTGGGGGCTGTAACAGGTCCTCGGAAGGGAGGCTCCCGCCGGAATGCCTGGGGAAATCAGTCATATGCAGAACTCATCAGCCAGGCCATTGAAAGCGCCCCCGAGAAGCGACTGACACTCGCCCAGATCTATGAGTGGATGGTCCGCACTGTGCCCTACTTCAAGGACAAGGGTGACAGCAACAGCTCCGCAGGATGGAAG AACTCAATCCGCCACAACCTGTCGCTGCACAGCAAGTTCATCAAGGTTCACAACGAGGCGACTGGCAAGAGTTCGTGGTGGATGCTGAACCCCGAGGGAGGCAAGAGCGGCAAGGCGCCCCGCCGCCGGGCAGCCTCCATGGATAGCAGCAGCAAGCTGCTCCGAGGCCGCAGCAAGGCCCCCAAGAAGAAACCCGCTGTGCTGCCAGCTCCACCGGAAAGCGCCACTCCGAGGAGCCCCACTGGCCACTTCGCCAAGTGGTCGGGCAGCCCCGGCTCTCGCAACCGTGAGGAAGCTGATGTGTGGAGCACCTTCCGTCCTCGGAGCAGTTCCAATGCCAGCACTGTCAGCACTCGGCCCTCCCCCAGGAGACCAGAGCCTGAGGTGCTGGCAGAAGAAGAAATACCAGCCTCAGCCAGCGGCTATGCAGGGGGTGTTCCACCCACCCTGAAAGAAGATCTTGAGCTGTTAGATGGGCTCAATCTCACATCTCCCCATTCCCTGCTATCTCGGAGCAGCCTCTCCGGCTTCTCTTTGCAGCATCCTGGGGTTTCGGGCCCGTTACACACCTACAGCACCTCCCTCTTCAGCCCAGCAGAGGGGTCCCTGTCAGCAGGAGAAGGGTGCTTCTCAAGCTCCCAGTCTCTCGAGGCCCTGCTCACCTCTGATACGCCACCACCCCCTGCTGACGTCCTCATGACCCAGGTAGATCCCATTCTGTCCCAGGCTCCGACACTTCTGTTGCTGGGGGGGATGCCTTCCTCCAGTAAGCTAGCCCCGGGGGTCGGCTTATGCCCTAAGCCCCCAGAGGCTCCAGGCCCCAGCAGTCTGGTTCCCAGCCTCTCGATGATAGCACCGCCTCCAGTCATGGCCGGCGCTCCAGTCCCCAAGCCCCTGGGGGCTCCTGTGCTCACCCCTCCAACTGAAGCTGTAAGCCAAGACCGAATGCCTCAGGATCTCGATCTTGATATGTATATGGAGAACCTGGAGTGTGACATGGATAACATCATCAGTGACCTCATGGACGGGGACGAAGGACTGGACTTCAACTTTGAGCCAG ATCCCTGA
- the CXHXorf65 gene encoding uncharacterized protein CXorf65 homolog produces MFIFIKHGDDQQFLANTNCSVFLLLLYTRRKLGLPKRDTIDLCDETGTMKLLFLMKTPGEYANKFLTARSTYYVCRVKFGPPGTRFEKIYRAFVPLLKNPEPELIDALRTQCEVLERNQMKMLRSQEARRIVSTESSMNPPSRSGRSDEEGPTRRGPILKNRVDFVTRRDKYR; encoded by the exons ATGTTCATCTTTATCAAACATGGAG ATGATCAGCAGTTTCTGGCCAATACTAATTGTTCTGTATTCCTGTTGCTGCTTTATACCCGCCGTAAACTGGGGCTGCCGAAAAGAG ACACCATCGATTTGTGCGATGAAACGGGGACCATGAAGTTGCTTTTCCTGATGAAGACCCCTGGAGAATATGCCAACAAATTCCTTACAGCTCGAAGCACCTACTACGTTTGTAGGGTGAAGTTTGGGCCACCAG GAACTCGATTTGAGAAAATCTACCGAGCTTTTGTGCCCCTCCTGAAGAATCCAGAACCTGAGCTAATTG ATGCCTTGCGTACACAATGTGAAGTCCTGGAGAGGAACCAAATGAAAATGCTTAGAAGCCAAGAAGCCAGAAGAATTGTTTCAACTGAATCCTCCATGAACCCCCCA TCCAGATCAGGACGATCAGACGAAGAGGGGCCCACTCGCAGGGGTCCAATCCTTAAGAATAGAGTGGACTTTGTCACTAGGAGGGATAAATATCGCTGA